In Pseudomonas fluorescens, one genomic interval encodes:
- a CDS encoding WD40/YVTN/BNR-like repeat-containing protein codes for MSRCRPPAFRNTALLATALTLLGCAALSAPVLAAEAPADGVYSTESAKAAKSLMLDVVHAGTRLVAVGDRGHILYSDDQGKTWTQAKVPTRQLLTAVYFVDDKHGWAVGHDAQILASEDGGLTWSKQFEDLKREAPLLDVWFRDVNHGVAVGAYGALLETTDGGKNWQDVSDRLDNQDQFHLNAIAAVKDAGLFIVGEQGSMFRSPDWGQTWEKLQGPYQGSLFGVIGTAQAQTLLAYGLRGNLYRSSDFGSTWQQVELKAARGALEFGLSGATLLADGSIVIVGNGGSVISSSDNGETFSVFNRPDRISLSSVTAAGDGNLILTGQGGVHTTQPNGAEINNKKAGL; via the coding sequence ATGAGTCGTTGCCGCCCGCCGGCGTTTCGCAACACCGCGTTGCTGGCCACAGCCCTCACACTGCTGGGCTGTGCTGCCTTGTCGGCACCCGTGCTGGCCGCCGAAGCGCCCGCCGACGGGGTGTATTCCACCGAATCGGCCAAAGCCGCCAAAAGCCTGATGCTCGATGTTGTCCACGCCGGCACCCGGTTGGTGGCGGTGGGTGATCGCGGGCACATTCTCTATTCCGATGACCAGGGCAAGACCTGGACCCAGGCCAAGGTGCCGACCCGGCAACTGCTGACGGCGGTGTATTTCGTCGACGACAAGCACGGCTGGGCGGTCGGTCACGACGCGCAGATTCTCGCCAGCGAAGACGGCGGCCTGACCTGGAGCAAACAGTTCGAAGACCTCAAGCGCGAAGCACCGCTGCTCGACGTCTGGTTCCGGGACGTTAATCACGGTGTTGCGGTCGGTGCCTACGGTGCGCTGCTGGAAACCACCGACGGCGGCAAGAACTGGCAAGACGTCAGCGACCGCCTCGACAATCAGGATCAGTTCCACCTCAACGCCATCGCCGCCGTCAAGGACGCCGGGCTGTTCATCGTCGGCGAGCAGGGCAGCATGTTCCGCTCCCCGGACTGGGGCCAGACCTGGGAGAAACTCCAGGGCCCGTATCAAGGCTCGCTGTTCGGCGTGATCGGCACCGCGCAAGCGCAGACTCTGTTGGCCTACGGCCTGCGCGGCAACCTCTACCGCTCCAGCGATTTCGGCAGCACCTGGCAGCAGGTCGAACTCAAGGCCGCGCGCGGTGCGCTGGAGTTCGGTCTGTCCGGCGCGACCCTGCTCGCGGATGGCTCGATTGTGATCGTCGGCAACGGCGGCTCGGTGATCAGCAGCAGCGACAACGGCGAAACCTTCAGCGTGTTCAACCGCCCGGACCGCATCTCGCTGTCCTCGGTCACTGCGGCCGGCGACGGCAATCTGATTCTGACCGGGCAGGGCGGCGTGCACACCACGCAGCCCAACGGCGCCGAGATCAATAATAAGAAGGCGGGGCTATGA
- a CDS encoding amino acid synthesis family protein, with translation MSFEIRKIVSYVEETFIEGGKATDKPVTMVGLAVVMKNPWVGNGFVEDLKPQIRANCSDLGAMMVERLVGIIGGAEKIEAYGKAAVVGADGEIEHASAVIHTLRFGNHYREAVKAKSYLSFTNKRGGPGTSIQIPMMHKDDEGLRSHYITLEMQIEDAPRADEIVVVLGCADGGRLHPRIGNRYIDLEELAAEKAQ, from the coding sequence ATGAGTTTCGAAATTCGCAAGATCGTCAGCTATGTCGAAGAAACCTTCATCGAAGGCGGCAAGGCCACTGACAAGCCAGTGACCATGGTCGGCCTGGCTGTGGTGATGAAGAACCCGTGGGTCGGCAACGGTTTCGTTGAGGATCTGAAACCGCAGATCCGCGCCAACTGCTCCGACCTCGGCGCCATGATGGTCGAGCGTCTGGTGGGCATCATCGGCGGCGCCGAGAAGATCGAGGCGTACGGCAAAGCGGCAGTGGTCGGCGCCGACGGCGAGATCGAACACGCCTCGGCGGTGATCCACACCCTGCGCTTCGGCAATCACTACCGCGAAGCGGTCAAGGCCAAGAGCTACCTGAGCTTCACCAACAAGCGCGGCGGCCCGGGAACCTCGATCCAGATCCCGATGATGCACAAGGACGACGAAGGGCTGCGTTCGCACTACATCACCCTGGAAATGCAGATCGAAGACGCGCCGCGTGCCGACGAAATCGTCGTGGTGCTCGGTTGCGCCGACGGTGGTCGCCTGCACCCGCGCATCGGCAACCGCTACATCGATCTGGAAGAACTGGCCGCCGAAAAAGCCCAGTAA
- a CDS encoding alpha/beta fold hydrolase, producing MIRLTAELTPAGTSYLATGQGQPVVLIHGVGLNKEMWGGQIVGLSAQYRVIAYDMLGHGASPRPASGTGLLGYADQLLELLDHLNLPQAAVIGFSMGGLVARAFALHYPERLQSLVVLNSVFNRSEEQRAGVIARTAQAAEHGPDANAEAALSRWFSREYQAANPAQIAAIRQTLAGNDPQGYLTTYELFATQDMYRADDLGSIQAPTLIATGELDPGSTPEMAEQLARRIPGAKVAVLPEQRHMMPVESPRLVNQTLLEFLEFAHSRQNPIKGIVA from the coding sequence ATGATTCGGCTCACCGCTGAACTCACCCCGGCTGGCACCAGTTACCTGGCGACCGGCCAAGGCCAGCCCGTGGTCTTGATCCACGGCGTGGGCCTGAACAAAGAAATGTGGGGCGGCCAGATCGTTGGCCTGTCTGCCCAATACCGGGTGATCGCCTACGACATGCTCGGCCACGGCGCCAGCCCGCGCCCGGCCAGCGGCACCGGCCTGCTCGGTTATGCCGATCAGTTGCTGGAGCTGCTCGATCACCTGAATCTGCCCCAGGCAGCGGTGATCGGTTTCTCCATGGGCGGACTGGTGGCACGGGCGTTTGCCCTGCACTACCCGGAGCGCCTGCAAAGCCTGGTGGTGCTTAACAGCGTGTTCAACCGCAGTGAAGAACAGCGCGCCGGGGTCATCGCCCGTACCGCGCAGGCCGCTGAGCACGGCCCGGATGCCAACGCCGAAGCGGCGCTGTCGCGCTGGTTCAGCCGTGAATATCAGGCGGCCAACCCGGCGCAGATCGCAGCCATTCGTCAGACCCTGGCCGGCAACGACCCGCAGGGTTACCTGACCACCTACGAATTGTTCGCCACGCAGGACATGTACCGCGCCGACGACCTCGGCAGCATCCAGGCGCCGACGCTGATCGCCACCGGCGAACTCGACCCCGGCTCCACCCCGGAAATGGCCGAGCAACTGGCCCGACGCATCCCCGGCGCGAAGGTTGCGGTGCTGCCCGAGCAACGGCATATGATGCCGGTAGAGTCGCCGCGGCTGGTCAACCAGACGCTGCTGGAATTTCTCGAATTCGCACACTCCCGACAAAACCCTATAAAGGGGATCGTTGCATGA
- a CDS encoding aldehyde dehydrogenase → MTLARFQMCIGGEWVDALSGKTFESLNPASAQAWAELPDADEADVERAVQAAQTAFNSPAWRGLTATARGKLLRRLGDLIAENKEQLAQLESRDNGKLIRETRGQVGYLPEFFHYTAGLADKLEGGTLPLDKPDLFAYTVHEAMGVVAAIIPWNSPLYLTAIKLAPALAAGNTIVIKPSEHASATILELARLALEAGIPPGVVNVVTGYGPSTGAALTRHPLIRKIAFTGGAATARHVVRSSAENFAKLSLELGGKSPNIIFADADLDSAINGAIAGIYAASGQSCVSGSRLLVQDEIYDEFVNRLVERAQRIRIGNPQEDHSEMGPMATAQQLAVVEGLVADALAEGARLRTGGKRPTDLGDGWFYEPTLFECDRNSMKIMQEEVFGPVASVIRFKDEAEALAIANDSQFGLAAGIWTRDLGRAHRLARDVRSGIIWVNTYRAVSAMAPIGGFKNSGYGRESGIDSVLAYTELKTVWINLSQAPMPDPFVMR, encoded by the coding sequence ATGACACTCGCACGCTTCCAGATGTGCATCGGCGGAGAATGGGTCGACGCCCTCTCCGGCAAGACTTTCGAAAGCCTCAACCCGGCCAGCGCGCAAGCCTGGGCCGAACTGCCTGACGCCGATGAAGCTGACGTCGAACGCGCGGTGCAAGCGGCGCAGACGGCTTTCAACAGCCCGGCCTGGCGCGGCCTCACCGCCACCGCACGCGGCAAACTGCTGCGCCGTCTCGGTGACCTGATCGCGGAAAACAAGGAACAACTGGCGCAGCTGGAAAGCCGCGACAACGGCAAACTGATCCGCGAAACCCGCGGTCAGGTCGGCTATCTGCCGGAGTTCTTCCATTACACCGCAGGCTTGGCCGACAAGCTCGAAGGCGGCACCCTGCCGCTGGACAAGCCCGACCTGTTTGCCTACACCGTGCACGAAGCGATGGGTGTGGTTGCCGCGATCATTCCGTGGAACAGCCCGCTGTACCTGACCGCGATCAAACTGGCCCCGGCCCTCGCCGCCGGCAACACCATCGTGATCAAGCCGTCCGAGCACGCCTCGGCGACCATCCTTGAGCTGGCACGTCTGGCCCTCGAAGCCGGGATTCCGCCGGGCGTGGTCAACGTTGTCACCGGTTACGGCCCGAGCACCGGCGCCGCCCTCACCCGTCATCCGCTGATCCGCAAGATCGCCTTCACCGGCGGCGCGGCCACCGCCCGGCACGTGGTGCGCAGCAGCGCCGAAAACTTCGCCAAGCTGTCGCTGGAACTCGGCGGCAAATCGCCGAACATCATCTTCGCCGACGCCGATCTGGACAGCGCGATCAACGGCGCGATTGCCGGGATCTATGCGGCCTCGGGCCAGAGCTGCGTGTCCGGCTCACGTTTGTTGGTACAGGACGAAATCTACGACGAGTTCGTCAACCGTCTGGTCGAACGCGCCCAGCGCATCCGCATCGGCAACCCGCAGGAAGACCACAGCGAAATGGGCCCGATGGCCACCGCGCAGCAACTGGCAGTAGTCGAAGGCTTGGTGGCTGATGCCCTTGCTGAAGGCGCGCGGTTGCGCACCGGCGGCAAACGCCCCACCGATCTGGGTGACGGCTGGTTCTACGAGCCGACGCTGTTCGAGTGCGACCGCAACTCGATGAAGATCATGCAGGAAGAAGTCTTCGGCCCGGTGGCTTCAGTGATTCGCTTCAAAGATGAAGCCGAAGCGCTGGCGATTGCCAACGACTCGCAGTTCGGCCTCGCCGCCGGCATCTGGACTCGCGACCTGGGCCGCGCCCATCGTCTGGCGCGGGATGTGCGTTCGGGAATCATCTGGGTCAATACCTACCGTGCGGTGTCGGCGATGGCGCCGATCGGCGGCTTCAAGAACAGTGGCTATGGACGCGAAAGCGGCATCGATTCGGTGCTGGCCTACACCGAACTGAAAACGGTGTGGATCAATCTCTCTCAGGCCCCGATGCCTGATCCGTTTGTGATGCGCTAG
- a CDS encoding flavin reductase family protein, whose translation MIEPGIYKDVMSSFPSGVTVVTTLDPEGGIVGITASAFSALSIDPALVLFCPNYASDTYPVLRDSKKFAIHLLSADQTAEAYAFAGKGKDKAKNIQWHLSELGNPILAKATAIIECELWREYDGGDHAIIVGAVKNLILPEQPVTPMIYHKGKLGPLPTLA comes from the coding sequence ATGATCGAACCCGGCATTTACAAAGACGTCATGAGCTCATTCCCGTCCGGGGTCACGGTGGTCACCACCCTCGACCCGGAGGGCGGCATCGTCGGCATCACCGCCAGCGCCTTCAGCGCGCTGTCGATTGATCCGGCGCTGGTGCTGTTCTGCCCCAACTATGCCTCCGACACCTACCCGGTGCTGCGCGACAGCAAGAAGTTCGCGATCCATTTGCTGTCCGCCGACCAGACCGCCGAGGCCTACGCTTTCGCCGGTAAAGGCAAGGACAAGGCCAAAAACATCCAGTGGCATTTGAGCGAACTGGGTAACCCGATCCTCGCCAAGGCCACGGCAATCATCGAGTGCGAGTTGTGGCGTGAATACGACGGTGGTGATCACGCGATCATTGTCGGCGCGGTGAAGAACCTGATCCTGCCCGAGCAACCGGTGACGCCGATGATTTATCACAAGGGCAAGCTCGGGCCGTTGCCAACCCTGGCCTGA
- a CDS encoding carboxymuconolactone decarboxylase family protein encodes MSNEKYEKGLKIRTQVLGEAYVQRSIDNADDFTRPLQEMVTEYCWGHVWGREGLSLKERSMINLAMISALNRPHELKLHVRGALRNGLSREQIREILLQVGIYCGVPAAVDSFRLAREAFAEADAEASS; translated from the coding sequence ATGAGTAACGAAAAGTACGAAAAAGGCCTGAAGATCCGCACCCAGGTGCTGGGCGAAGCCTATGTGCAGCGCTCCATCGACAACGCCGACGACTTTACCCGCCCGTTGCAGGAAATGGTCACCGAATACTGCTGGGGCCATGTCTGGGGGCGTGAGGGTTTGTCGCTCAAGGAGCGCAGCATGATCAACCTGGCGATGATCTCGGCGCTCAACCGCCCGCACGAACTCAAGCTGCATGTGCGCGGCGCCTTGCGTAACGGCCTGAGTCGTGAGCAAATACGCGAAATTCTGCTTCAGGTCGGTATTTATTGCGGCGTCCCGGCAGCCGTGGACAGTTTCCGGCTCGCCCGTGAAGCCTTCGCCGAAGCCGACGCCGAGGCCTCCAGTTAA
- a CDS encoding GntR family transcriptional regulator: protein MKRQPLDDSFKVNRNPVTLREIVLDKLRSAIMNFQLMPGDRLVERDLCDRLGVSRTSVREALRHLESEGLVEFADAKGPRVAIITLADAVDIYELRCVLEGLIVQLFTLRAKAKDIKALEKALDENRKALKDGELQQVIDSVQGFYDVLLEGSGNHVAATQLRQLQARISYLRATSVSQENRRGASNHEMEKMVEAIKSGDPLAAHQACVDHVRAAAAVALDYLKRKQEETGATPNITLPIALKEPRIGH from the coding sequence ATGAAACGCCAGCCACTCGACGACAGCTTCAAGGTCAATCGCAACCCCGTTACCCTGCGCGAAATCGTGCTGGATAAACTGCGTAGCGCGATCATGAATTTTCAGCTCATGCCCGGCGATCGTCTGGTCGAGCGCGATCTGTGCGATCGCCTCGGTGTCAGCCGCACATCGGTGCGCGAAGCCCTGCGTCACCTGGAGTCCGAAGGTCTGGTCGAGTTCGCCGATGCCAAAGGCCCACGGGTGGCGATCATCACCCTCGCCGATGCAGTCGACATCTACGAGCTGCGCTGCGTGCTCGAAGGCCTGATCGTCCAGCTGTTCACCCTGCGCGCCAAAGCCAAGGACATCAAGGCCCTGGAAAAAGCCCTCGACGAGAACCGCAAGGCACTCAAGGACGGCGAACTGCAACAGGTGATCGACTCGGTGCAGGGCTTCTACGACGTACTGCTCGAAGGCTCGGGCAACCACGTTGCGGCCACTCAATTACGCCAGTTGCAAGCGCGCATCAGCTACCTGCGGGCAACTTCGGTGTCCCAGGAAAACCGGCGCGGCGCGAGTAACCACGAGATGGAAAAAATGGTTGAGGCGATCAAGAGCGGCGATCCACTGGCGGCGCATCAGGCCTGTGTCGATCACGTACGCGCCGCTGCGGCCGTGGCCCTCGACTACCTCAAGCGCAAACAGGAAGAGACTGGCGCCACGCCGAACATCACTCTGCCGATCGCGCTGAAAGAACCGCGTATAGGTCACTGA
- a CDS encoding NUDIX hydrolase, translating into MFSPSFCPKCGGPDLGQQVPPGDTHERLMCRGCGYIHYVNPKIIAGCIIEQDGKYLLCQRAIPPRPGTWTLPAGFMESGETTEQAALREVWEESGVRAEIVSPYSIFSVPKISEVYIIFRAIALEITGQFGPETLDYKFFAPEDIPWEQIYYPAIRQILERYIEERQAGVYGIYMGNDDSGKIHFIR; encoded by the coding sequence ATGTTCAGCCCGAGCTTTTGCCCGAAATGCGGTGGCCCTGACCTTGGTCAGCAGGTACCGCCGGGCGATACGCACGAGCGCCTGATGTGCCGCGGCTGCGGCTATATCCACTACGTCAATCCGAAGATCATCGCCGGCTGCATCATCGAGCAGGACGGCAAATACCTTTTGTGCCAACGGGCGATCCCACCGCGTCCGGGTACCTGGACGCTGCCGGCAGGCTTCATGGAAAGCGGCGAAACCACCGAGCAGGCGGCGCTGCGTGAAGTCTGGGAAGAAAGCGGCGTGCGCGCGGAAATCGTCTCGCCGTATTCGATTTTCAGCGTGCCGAAGATCAGCGAGGTGTACATCATTTTCCGCGCGATCGCGCTGGAGATCACCGGCCAGTTCGGCCCTGAGACCCTCGACTACAAGTTCTTCGCCCCTGAGGACATTCCGTGGGAGCAGATCTATTACCCGGCGATCCGGCAGATTCTCGAGCGTTACATCGAGGAGCGTCAGGCCGGGGTGTATGGGATCTACATGGGCAATGATGACAGCGGCAAGATCCACTTCATCCGCTGA
- a CDS encoding DUF1330 domain-containing protein, with protein sequence MKAYWIAHVDVDDAEHYSQYTQRAPAAFAAFGAKFLARGGRSEALEGRATPQRSVVIEFESYEKAVACYHSAAYQEAKSYREEWARAEIVIVEGIAPL encoded by the coding sequence ATGAAGGCGTACTGGATTGCCCACGTGGATGTCGACGATGCCGAGCATTACAGCCAATACACCCAGCGCGCACCGGCGGCCTTCGCCGCGTTCGGCGCGAAATTTCTGGCCCGGGGCGGACGCAGCGAAGCGCTGGAGGGCAGAGCTACTCCTCAGCGTAGCGTGGTGATCGAATTCGAGAGCTATGAGAAGGCCGTGGCGTGCTACCACTCGGCGGCGTATCAGGAGGCGAAAAGTTATCGCGAGGAATGGGCGAGGGCGGAGATCGTCATCGTAGAAGGCATCGCACCACTTTAA
- the ribBA gene encoding bifunctional 3,4-dihydroxy-2-butanone-4-phosphate synthase/GTP cyclohydrolase II: MAFNSIEEILEDYRLGKMVLLVDDEDRENEGDLLLAADCCTPEAISFMAREARGLICLTLTDDHCQRLGLEQMVPSNGSVFSTAFTVSIEAAVGVTTGISAADRARTVAAAVAKDARAEDLVQPGHIFPLRAKEGGVLTRAGHTEAGCDLARLAGFTPASVIVEVMNDDGTMARRPDLEVFARKHGIRIGTIADLIHYRLSTEHTIERIGERELPTVHGTFRLITFEDRIEGGVHMAMVMGDLRREEPTLVRVHVIDPLRDLVGAEYSGPSNWTLWAALQRVAAEGHGVVVVLANHESSQALLERVPQLTQPPRQFSRSQSRIYSEVGTGAQILQNLGVGKLRHLGPPLKYAGLTGYDLEVVESIPFTE, translated from the coding sequence ATGGCCTTCAACAGCATCGAAGAAATCCTCGAAGATTATCGCCTCGGCAAAATGGTCCTGCTGGTCGATGACGAAGATCGAGAAAACGAGGGCGACCTGCTGCTGGCCGCCGACTGCTGCACACCGGAGGCGATCAGCTTCATGGCGCGTGAGGCGCGCGGGCTGATTTGCCTGACGCTGACCGACGACCACTGCCAGCGCCTGGGCCTTGAGCAAATGGTGCCGAGCAACGGCAGCGTGTTCAGCACCGCGTTCACCGTGTCGATCGAAGCGGCGGTCGGGGTCACCACTGGCATTTCTGCAGCTGACCGCGCCCGCACGGTCGCGGCCGCTGTGGCCAAAGACGCCCGCGCCGAAGACCTGGTGCAACCCGGGCACATCTTCCCGCTGCGCGCCAAGGAAGGCGGCGTGCTGACCCGCGCCGGCCACACCGAGGCCGGCTGCGACCTTGCCCGCCTGGCCGGTTTCACCCCGGCCTCGGTGATCGTCGAGGTGATGAACGATGACGGCACCATGGCCCGGCGTCCGGATCTGGAAGTGTTTGCGCGCAAGCACGGGATCAGGATCGGCACCATCGCTGACTTGATCCACTATCGCCTCAGCACCGAGCACACCATCGAACGTATCGGCGAACGCGAACTGCCGACGGTGCATGGCACTTTTCGTCTGATCACTTTCGAAGACCGCATCGAGGGTGGCGTGCACATGGCGATGGTGATGGGCGATCTGCGCCGCGAAGAGCCGACGTTAGTACGCGTGCATGTGATCGATCCGCTGCGTGATCTGGTCGGCGCCGAGTACAGCGGGCCAAGCAACTGGACGCTGTGGGCGGCGTTGCAACGGGTCGCGGCGGAAGGTCATGGCGTTGTGGTGGTGTTGGCCAATCATGAATCGTCGCAGGCGCTTCTCGAGCGCGTGCCGCAACTGACCCAGCCGCCGAGGCAGTTCAGTCGCTCGCAATCGCGGATTTATTCGGAGGTGGGCACCGGGGCGCAGATTCTGCAGAACCTGGGGGTGGGCAAGCTGCGGCATCTGGGGCCGCCGCTGAAGTATGCGGGGCTGACCGGGTATGACCTGGAGGTGGTCGAGAGCATCCCCTTCACCGAATAA
- a CDS encoding ABC transporter substrate-binding protein, which produces MVLNKAATAILFAGLLSVTGQAAMAAESVNFVSWGGSTQDAQKQAWADPFSKASGITVVQDGPTDYGKLKAMVESGNVQWDVVDVEADFALRAASEGLLEPLDFKVIQRDKIDPRFVSDYGVGSFFFSFVLGYNEGKLGAAKPQDWTALFDTKTYPGKRALYKWPSPGVLELALLADGVAADKLYPLDLDRAFKKLDTIKKDIVWWGGGAQSQQLLASGEASMGQFWNGRIHALQEDGAPVGVSWKQNLVMADILVIPKGSKNKDAAMKFLANASSAKGQADFSNLTAYAPVNVDSVARLDSVLAPNLPTAYAKDQITLDFAYWAKNGQAIATRWNEWLVK; this is translated from the coding sequence ATGGTGTTGAACAAAGCTGCAACCGCAATCCTTTTTGCGGGACTGCTGAGCGTGACCGGCCAGGCTGCAATGGCCGCCGAAAGCGTGAACTTCGTCAGCTGGGGCGGTAGCACCCAGGATGCGCAGAAACAGGCCTGGGCCGATCCGTTCAGCAAGGCCAGCGGCATCACCGTGGTGCAAGACGGCCCGACCGACTACGGCAAACTCAAGGCCATGGTCGAGAGCGGCAACGTGCAATGGGACGTGGTCGATGTCGAAGCCGATTTCGCCCTGCGCGCCGCTTCCGAAGGCCTGCTCGAACCCCTCGATTTCAAAGTCATCCAGCGCGACAAGATCGACCCGCGTTTCGTCAGCGATTACGGCGTCGGCTCGTTCTTCTTCTCCTTCGTCCTCGGCTACAACGAAGGCAAGCTCGGCGCCGCCAAGCCGCAGGACTGGACCGCGCTGTTCGACACCAAGACCTACCCCGGCAAACGCGCGCTCTATAAATGGCCAAGCCCCGGCGTGCTCGAACTGGCGCTGCTGGCCGACGGCGTAGCGGCTGACAAGCTCTACCCGCTGGATCTGGATCGCGCCTTCAAGAAACTCGACACCATCAAGAAAGACATCGTCTGGTGGGGCGGCGGCGCGCAGTCGCAGCAACTGCTGGCCTCCGGTGAAGCGAGCATGGGTCAGTTCTGGAACGGCCGGATTCACGCTCTGCAGGAAGACGGCGCGCCGGTGGGTGTGAGCTGGAAACAGAACCTGGTCATGGCCGACATTCTGGTAATTCCAAAAGGCTCGAAAAACAAGGACGCGGCGATGAAGTTTCTGGCCAACGCCAGCAGTGCCAAAGGCCAGGCCGACTTCTCCAACCTGACCGCCTACGCCCCGGTCAACGTCGACAGCGTGGCGCGCCTGGACTCGGTGCTGGCCCCGAACCTGCCGACGGCTTACGCCAAGGATCAGATCACTCTTGATTTCGCGTACTGGGCCAAGAACGGTCAAGCCATCGCGACACGGTGGAACGAATGGCTGGTCAAATGA
- a CDS encoding ABC transporter permease, translating to MKMAAAAPRPATVTGSATGVAGSTPSLRQRWKGAGNLAPALLFLGLFFLAPLIGLLLRGVLEPTPGLGNYEQLFANSAYARVLLNTFSVAGLVTIFSLLLGFPLAWAITLVPRGWGRWILNIVLLSMWTSLLARTYSWLVLLQASGVINKALMALGIIDQPLEMVHNLTGVVIGMSYIMIPFIVLPLQATMQAIDPMILQAGSICGASPWTNFFRVFLPLCRPGLASGGLMVFVMSLGYYVTPALLGGAQNMMLPEFIIQQVQSFLNWGLASAGAALLIAITLVLFYFYLKLQPESPVGASNAR from the coding sequence ATGAAAATGGCGGCTGCTGCGCCTCGTCCTGCAACGGTGACCGGGAGCGCCACCGGCGTTGCCGGCTCGACCCCCTCTCTCAGACAACGCTGGAAAGGTGCCGGCAATCTCGCCCCGGCACTATTGTTCCTCGGTTTATTCTTCCTGGCGCCGTTGATTGGCCTGCTGTTGCGCGGCGTGCTGGAACCGACCCCGGGCCTTGGCAACTATGAACAACTGTTCGCCAACTCGGCGTATGCACGGGTGCTGCTCAACACCTTTTCGGTGGCCGGACTGGTAACGATTTTCAGCCTGTTGCTGGGCTTTCCGCTGGCCTGGGCGATCACCCTGGTACCGCGCGGCTGGGGCCGCTGGATTCTCAACATCGTGCTGCTGTCGATGTGGACCAGCCTGCTCGCCCGCACCTATTCGTGGCTGGTGTTGCTGCAAGCCTCGGGCGTGATCAACAAGGCGCTGATGGCGCTGGGGATCATCGATCAGCCGCTGGAAATGGTGCACAACCTGACCGGTGTGGTGATCGGCATGAGCTACATCATGATCCCGTTCATCGTCCTGCCGTTGCAGGCGACCATGCAGGCCATCGACCCGATGATCCTGCAGGCCGGTTCGATCTGCGGCGCCAGCCCGTGGACCAACTTCTTCCGGGTGTTCCTGCCGCTGTGCCGGCCGGGTCTGGCATCCGGCGGGTTGATGGTGTTCGTGATGTCGCTCGGTTACTACGTCACCCCGGCGCTGCTCGGCGGGGCGCAGAACATGATGCTGCCGGAGTTCATCATTCAGCAGGTGCAATCGTTCCTCAACTGGGGCCTGGCCAGTGCCGGCGCCGCGTTGCTGATCGCGATCACGCTGGTGCTGTTCTACTTCTACCTGAAGCTTCAGCCGGAATCCCCGGTTGGCGCCAGCAACGCGAGGTAA
- a CDS encoding ABC transporter permease yields MLLTPNAMSRRMRFGLYATTGLIGLFLLLPIVFIVLLSFGSSQWLVFPPPGWTLKWYGQFFSNADWMNAAAASLKVAVLTTICAVALGLPTAFALVRGRFPGREMLYGLFTLPMIVPLVIIAVAVYALFLKLGYTGTMFAFVVSHVIVALPFTIISIINSLKLFDQSIEDAAVICGASRLQAVFKVTFPAIRPGMVAGALFAFLVSWDEVVLSVMMASPTLQTLPVKMWTTLRQDLTPVIAVASTLLIGLSVLVMVIAAALRRRNEISA; encoded by the coding sequence ATGCTCCTGACTCCCAATGCCATGAGCCGCCGGATGCGTTTCGGCTTGTATGCAACCACCGGACTGATCGGTTTGTTCCTGCTGTTGCCGATCGTGTTCATCGTCCTGCTGTCGTTCGGCTCGTCGCAGTGGCTGGTGTTCCCACCGCCGGGCTGGACGCTGAAATGGTACGGTCAGTTCTTCTCCAACGCCGACTGGATGAACGCTGCGGCGGCCAGCCTCAAGGTTGCCGTGCTGACCACGATTTGCGCCGTGGCCCTCGGTCTGCCAACCGCGTTTGCTCTGGTGCGCGGGCGCTTCCCCGGTCGGGAAATGCTCTACGGCCTGTTCACCCTGCCGATGATCGTGCCGCTGGTGATCATCGCGGTGGCGGTGTACGCGCTATTTCTCAAGCTCGGTTACACCGGGACCATGTTTGCCTTCGTGGTCAGCCATGTGATCGTCGCGCTGCCGTTCACCATCATCTCGATCATCAACTCGCTGAAGCTGTTCGATCAGTCGATTGAAGACGCGGCGGTGATCTGCGGCGCCTCACGCCTGCAAGCGGTGTTCAAGGTGACGTTCCCGGCGATCCGTCCGGGCATGGTCGCCGGCGCCCTCTTCGCCTTTCTGGTTTCGTGGGACGAAGTGGTGCTCAGCGTGATGATGGCCAGCCCGACCCTGCAAACCCTTCCCGTAAAAATGTGGACCACTTTGCGCCAGGACCTGACCCCGGTGATCGCCGTCGCTTCGACGCTGCTGATCGGCCTGTCGGTATTGGTCATGGTGATCGCCGCCGCGCTGCGCCGGCGCAACGAAATCAGCGCCTGA